One Mercurialis annua linkage group LG3, ddMerAnnu1.2, whole genome shotgun sequence DNA window includes the following coding sequences:
- the LOC126670979 gene encoding pentatricopeptide repeat-containing protein At4g21300: protein MTAHRVSRKALTNPFLLFQNPEQSLSNILQSLLNSPTHSSNLHHVKQIHANSIINGVTNNGLLGAKVLGMYVLSESFTDAKKCFFQLKLSYFAMPWNWMIRGFNKVGHFDFALLFYFKMLGCGVFPDKYTFPPVIKACGGLNNVRLGMVVHDMMLSMGFDVDEFVGSSLIKLYAESGCVEDAYRLFGEMPKKDCVLWNVMLNGFVKCGELVSALKVFRDMRNCETKPNSTTFASVVSVCASEGMREFGNQLHGLVISCGFQFDPLTGNALVAMYSKFGQLSDAQKLFGILPETSAVTWNGMIAGYVQNGFLHEASFLFSEMMSAGVKPDAITFASFLPSVTESASLKHGKEIHGYIVRHGITLDVFLKSALIDIYFKCRDVEMACKIFNQSTNVDIVVCTAMISGYVLNGRCNDALELFRWLLEEKMSPNAVTLASVIPACAGLAALKLGKELHANILKHRLDERCHVGSAIVDMYAKCGRLDLAHQVFKRMPEKDSVCWNAIIANCSQNGKPQEAIDLFRQMGMEGMSYDCVSISAALSASANLPALYYGKAIHSFMIKGAFKSDIFAESALIDMYGKCGNLNTASRVFDMMQEKNEVSWNNVISAYGSHGQLDVSLSLFRKMLEDGIRPDHVTFLTILSACGHSGQVDKAIQYFRCMTEEYRIPAQMEHYACMVDLYGRAGRFSEAFETIKSMPFLPDNGIWGTLMGACHLHGNVELAEVASRHLLDMDPDNSGSYVLLSNIHACAGKWGSVRKIRSLMKERGVNKVPGCSWIEVHNTTHMFVAADGSHPQSAQIYSVLDNVLSELRKEGYVAKSYLQMHPQILGCAH from the coding sequence ATGACGGCACACAGAGTTTCAAGAAAAGCTTTAACCAATCCGTTTCTTTTATTCCAAAACCCTGAACAATCTTTATCCAACATACTTCAATCTCTTTTAAATTCTCCTACTCATTCTTCCAATCTCCACCATGTCAAGCAAATCCACGCCAACTCCATTATCAATGGCGTCACAAACAATGGCCTTCTTGGAGCCAAGGTTTTGGGTATGTATGTTCTTTCTGAGAGCTTCACAGATGCCAAGAAATGTTTTTTTCAGCTTAAATTATCATACTTTGCCATGCCCTGGAATTGGATGATTAGAGGGTTTAATAAAGTTGGTCACTTTGATTTTGCCTTGTTGTTTTACTTTAAGATGTTGGGTTGTGGTGTTTTTCCTGATAAGTATACTTTTCCTCCTGTCATTAAGGCTTGTGGGGGATTGAATAATGTGAGACTTGGTATGGTGGTTCATGATATGATGTTGTCGATGGGTTTTGATGTGGATGAGTTTGTGGGTAGTTCGTTGATTAAATTGTATGCTGAGAGTGGTTGTGTAGAGGATGCGTATCGTTTGTTTGGTGAAATGCCGAAGAAAGATTGCGTCTTGTGGAATGTTATGCTTAACGGTTTTGTGAAATGCGGAGAATTGGTTAGTGCTTTGAAGGTGTTTAGGGATATGAGGAATTGTGAAACTAAGCCCAATTCGACGACTTTTGCTTCTGTTGTTTCGGTTTGTGCTTCGGAGGGAATGCGCGAATTTGGTAATCAGCTCCATGGACTTGTTATTAGTTGTGGGTTTCAGTTTGATCCTCTAACAGGTAATGCACTTGTGGCTATGTATTCTAAATTCGGACAGTTGTCTGATGCACAAAAACTTTTTGGTATTCTTCCCGAGACTAGTGCGGTGACTTGGAATGGGATGATTGCGGGGTATGTACAAAACGGGTTCTTGCACGAGGcttcatttttgttttctgaGATGATGTCTGCTGGTGTTAAGCCCGACGCCATTACATTTGCTAGTTTCCTTCCGTCAGTCACTGAATCAGCGAGTCTCAAGCATGGTAAGGAAATTCATGGTTATATAGTGAGACATGGTATAACTTTAGATGTATTCTTGAAGAGCGCACTTATTGACATATACTTTAAGTGCAGGGATGTAGAGATGGCATGCAAGATTTTTAACCAAAGCACAAATGTTGATATTGTGGTCTGTACAGCTATGATTTCGGGATATGTACTCAACGGGCGGTGCAATGATGCTTTAGAACTTTTTAGGTGGTTACTCGAAGAGAAAATGAGTCCAAATGCGGTAACTCTAGCAAGCGTCATACCTGCATGTGCTGGTTTGGCTGCTTTAAAACTGGGGAAGGAATTGCATGCTAACATTCTCAAGCATAGActtgatgagaggtgtcatgtCGGAAGTGCAATTGTGGACATGTACGCTAAATGCGGAAGGTTGGATTTAGCGCATCAAGTATTTAAAAGGATGCCTGAAAAAGATTCTGTTTGCTGGAATGCAATAATAGCAAACTGTTCCCAAAATGGCAAACCACAAGAGGCTATTGATCTTTTTCGCCAAATGGGGATGGAAGGAATGAGTTATGACTGTGTGAGTATATCAGCTGCTCTTTCTGCTTCTGCAAACTTACCGGCACTCTATTATGGGAAGGCAATTCATAGTTTCATGATTAAAGGTGCATTCAAGTCGGATATTTTCGCTGAGAGTGCACTAATTGACATGTACGGGAAATGCGGAAACTTGAATACTGCCAGTCGTGTGTTTGACATGATGCAGGAGAAGAATGAAGTTTCATGGAACAATGTCATTTCCGCTTATGGAAGCCATGGCCAGCTTGATGTTTCTCTGTCCCTGTTCCGTAAAATGTTAGAAGACGGAATTCGACCTGATCATGTGACATTTCTTACTATATTATCTGCTTGTGGACATTCTGGTCAAGTTGATAAGGCAATTCAGTACTTCAGATGCATGACTGAGGAATATAGGATCCCAGCTCAGATGGAGCACTATGCTTGCATGGTAGATTTGTATGGTCGTGCAGGCCGTTTCAGTGAAGCATTTGAAACTATAAAGAGCATGCCATTCTTACCTGATAATGGTATTTGGGGAACATTAATGGGAGCATGTCATCTCCATGGTAATGTCGAGCTTGCTGAAGTGGCTTCAAGACATTTACTTGACATGGATCCAGACAATTCTGGCAGCTATGTGCTGCTTTCTAACATTCATGCTTGTGCTGGAAAATGGGGGAGTGTTCGCAAGATTCGAAGTTTAATGAAGGAACGAGGAGTAAATAAGGTTCCCGGATGCAGCTGGATTGAGGTCCACAACACCACACATATGTTTGTTGCAGCAGATGGAAGTCATCCACAGTCTGCTCAGATCTATTCGGTACTTGACAATGTTCTATCTGAGCTAAGAAAAGAAGGTTATGTTGCTAAATCTTACCTTCAGATGCATCCACAAATTTTGGGCTGTGCTCATTAA